The Antedon mediterranea chromosome 7, ecAntMedi1.1, whole genome shotgun sequence genome has a segment encoding these proteins:
- the LOC140054348 gene encoding uncharacterized protein: MELNNGKELESNDNNEDDATVYLEMPLAQRLTQKVKLKNGKKKSKNETEPDKCRRSNIPSDEALDALNVWLSQKYEKENNSNTTVNAASKSPVFSKRERKKNNAKKEDKRKNVFHSVNDHHRGRKKVEEKEKCKVEDDEKSTSPVFTKHGRKNKIKSGHKRQHIDTKDKEEEIHLPKRLVSSQRIESSSEDDVIEICEHVDNPKKRKPHKRGSSHSRRSKRSKQLPQPIPSPLVMASPMSAFGRPASPATMVLVKQLEDDEMMAKRLQEEFDAEEIANSLAPIPQEQPILPRFEPQQHYIHRPTPRNQRYPILQPTQATAYGAGTWSPVHLNTGPTFDDFNMIQPFLENYLNMINTPTPPRRPRGRRRRQDHHHHHHHRFVEDENDDGNNYETLMALAERLGPAIEKGLSAIEISQLPTFIYTPDCKIQNKACSICMADYETGDNLRKLPCFHDYHDTCVDQWLVKNPACPICRVEVQI; encoded by the exons ATGGAATTGAATAATGGTAAAGAACTGGAGTCAAATGACAATAATGAGGATGATGCCACTGTGTACTTAGAAATGCCATTGGCACAGAGATTAACacaaaaagttaaattaaaaaatggaaaGAAGAAATCTAAAAATGAAACAGAACCAGACAAATGCAGACGATCAAATATACCTAGCGATGAAGCCTTAGATGCTTTGAATGTCTGGCTTtcacaaaaatatgaaaaagaaaataacagtAATACAACTGTGAACGCTGCAAGCAAATCTCCAGTATTTTCTAAAagggaaagaaaaaaaaataatgcaaaaaaagaagacaaacgtaaaaatgtttttcatagTGTTAATGATCATCATCGGGGTCGTAAAAAAGTGGAGGAGAAAGAAAAATGCAAAGTGGAGGATGACGAAAAGTCTACATCACCTGTATTTACAAAACATGGTAgaaaaaataagataaaaagTGGGCACAAAAGGCAGCATATTGACACTAAGGATAAAGAAGAAGAAATCCATCTTCCAAAAAGATTAGTTTCTTCACAGAGAATTGAATCGAGTTCAGAAGATGACGTCATTGAGATTTGTGAACATGTTGATAATCCTAAAAAACGAAAACCACACAAGCGTGGTTCGTCTCATAGTAGACGCTCTAAGAGGTCCAAACAACTTCCTCAACCAATACCGTCACCATTAGTGATGGCATCGCCGATGAGTGCATTTGGACGGCCTGCTTCTCCAGCAACCATGGTACTGGTAAAGCAACTGGAAGATGACGAGATGATGGCTAAGCGATTACAG GAAGAATTTGATGCAGAAGAAATTGCCAACAGCCTAGCACCAATACCTCAAGAACAACCAATTCTACCAAGATTTGAACCACAGCAGCATTATATACACAGACCAACGCCTAGAAACCAAAGATACCCTATACTGCAGCCTACTCAAGCTACCGCTTATGGGGCCGGTACGTGGTCCCCAGTCCACCTTAATACTGGCCCAACATTTGATGACTTTAACATGATTCaaccatttttagaaaattacttAAACATG ATAAATACGCCAACACCACCACGGCGACCAAGAGGCAGAAGGAGAAGACAagaccatcatcatcatcatcatcatagatTTGTAGAAGATGAAAATGACGATGGCAATAACTATGAG ACATTGATGGCACTAGCTGAAAGACTAGGCCCTGCCATTGAGAAGGGATTAAGCGCTATAGAGATTAGCCAGCTACCCACGTTTATATACACACCTGACTGTAAGATACAAAACAAAGCCTGTAGTATATGCATGGCTGACTACGAGACGGGCGATAATCTACGTAAGCTACCGTGTTTCCATGACTACCACGATACGTGTGTTGACCAATGGCTAGTG aaaaatCCTGCCTGTCCAATTTGCAGGGTAGAAGTTCAGATCTAA